The DNA region TGAGCCCGGCGATCGTGTTCGACAGGACCGGCAGGACGGCGTACGCGATGATGCCGATCAGGGCCGCCTTCTGCCCGATGCCCAGCCAGATCACGAGCAGCGCCAGCAGGCCGATGGCAGGGGTCGCCTGCCCCATGTTGGCGACGGACATGGCGACCGGGGTCGCCTGCCGGAATGCCCTGCGCGTCAGCAGGATGCCCAGCGGAATCGCGATGATCAGCACGAAGAACGTGGAGATCACGGTCAGTTCGATGCTCTGCCGCAGTGCCTTCCACACCTGGCCGCCCGACAGCGCGTTCTCCGAGAGCGGGTCCAGGTCCGCCTGCCGGAACCAGAGCCAGGTGGTGAGCAGCACGACGGTGAGCACGGCCGGCAGCAGGGTCAGCTTCTGCCAGGTCACCCGGGAGGCACGGGACTTGCCGGGCGGGGGAGCCTTCGTCTCCTCGAACCCGGAGTCCGGCCCGGCGCCCTCGCCGTTGGGGTCCGCCTCGGTGTCGTGGTCGGTCTCCGGGGCCCTCACGCCTTCGCCTCCCCGCCGGCACCGGCGGTACCGATGACGCCTTCCTGCTCGTGGTGGGTCTGCTCGGCGCGCGTCTCCTCCAGTTCGTGCTGGTGCTCCATCGCGTCGAGCCGGTCGGCCTCCAGCAGTTCGTGCACGGAGTTCATCAGCGTCTCCATGTCCACGACGCCCGTGTACTCCCCGCGCCGCCCCGTCACCACGACCCGCCCCGCATTGTCGATGAGCACGGCCTCCAGCGCGTCCCGCAGCGTCGCGTCCCGGGTCACCGTGTCGTGCACCAGCGTGCCCGCCCGGGCCAGCGAGCCCTTGGCCCGCATCAGGTCCCCGCGCCGCAGCCACTTGTAGGGCCGCCCGCGCCGGTCGAGCAGCAGGATCTCGTTCGTGCCGCTCGACCGGAGCTTGTTGAAGATCTCCTGGAGCGGATCGTCGACGGTCACCGTCGGATAGCCGGTGATCTCCACGTCCCGTACGCGAGACAGGTTGAGCCGCTTCAACGCGGCCCCCGCGCCCACGAACCCGGACACGAAGTCGTCGGCGGGGTTGGTGAGGATCGCCTCCGGGGTGTCGAACTGGGCGATGTGCGACCGCTCCCGCAGCACGGCGATCCGGTCGCCCAGCTTGATCGCCTCGTCGAAGTCGTGGGTGACGAAGACGATGGTCTTGTGCAGCTCGTGCTGCAGCCGGATCAGCTCGTCCTGGAGGTGGTCGCGGGTGATGGGGTCCACGGCCCCGAAGGGCTCGTCCATCAACAGCACGGGCGGATCGGCGGCCAACGCCCGTGCCACGCCCACCCGTTGCTGCTGCCCGCCGGACAGCTGCCGCGGATAGCGCCCGTGGAACTCGCCCGGGTCGAGACCGACCAGGTCCAGCATCTCCTCGACCCGGGCGCTGATCCGTGCCTTCGGCCACCCCACCATCCTCGGTACGAGGGCGATGTTCTGGGCGACCGTCATGTGCGGGAAGAGCCCGGAGGCCTGGATCGCGTACCCGATCTTGCGGCGCAGCTTCACGGGATCCATGTGGGTGACGTCCTCGCCACCGATCCTGATGCGCCCGCCCGTGGGCTCGATCAGCCGGTTGATCATCTTCAGGGTGGTGGACTTCCCGCACCCCGAAGGCCCCACGAAGACGACGAGCTCACCGGCGTTGATCTCCATGTTGACGCTGTCGACGGCGGGGTCGGAGCTCCCCGGGTACTGCTTGGTGAGGTTCTCGAGCTCGATTGTGGCGCCGGTGGTGGCGTTCGCGCCGGTGGTCGCGGCGGGCACCGCAGCAGCGGCGGCGCTGGTGGTCGGCTCAGGCACGGATCCCCCTGGGAATGGTCAGCCGCCCGATGAGGACGTACGCGGCGTCGAACAGCAGGGCCAGGACGATGATCCCGAGCGTGCCCGCGAGCACCTGGTTGAGCGCGTTC from Streptomyces sp. NBC_00258 includes:
- a CDS encoding betaine/proline/choline family ABC transporter ATP-binding protein (Members of the family are the ATP-binding subunit of ABC transporters for substrates such as betaine, L-proline or other amino acids, choline, carnitine, etc. The substrate specificity is best determined from the substrate-binding subunit, rather than this subunit, as it interacts with the permease subunit and not with substrate directly.) is translated as MPAATTGANATTGATIELENLTKQYPGSSDPAVDSVNMEINAGELVVFVGPSGCGKSTTLKMINRLIEPTGGRIRIGGEDVTHMDPVKLRRKIGYAIQASGLFPHMTVAQNIALVPRMVGWPKARISARVEEMLDLVGLDPGEFHGRYPRQLSGGQQQRVGVARALAADPPVLLMDEPFGAVDPITRDHLQDELIRLQHELHKTIVFVTHDFDEAIKLGDRIAVLRERSHIAQFDTPEAILTNPADDFVSGFVGAGAALKRLNLSRVRDVEITGYPTVTVDDPLQEIFNKLRSSGTNEILLLDRRGRPYKWLRRGDLMRAKGSLARAGTLVHDTVTRDATLRDALEAVLIDNAGRVVVTGRRGEYTGVVDMETLMNSVHELLEADRLDAMEHQHELEETRAEQTHHEQEGVIGTAGAGGEAKA
- a CDS encoding ABC transporter permease; its protein translation is MRAPETDHDTEADPNGEGAGPDSGFEETKAPPPGKSRASRVTWQKLTLLPAVLTVVLLTTWLWFRQADLDPLSENALSGGQVWKALRQSIELTVISTFFVLIIAIPLGILLTRRAFRQATPVAMSVANMGQATPAIGLLALLVIWLGIGQKAALIGIIAYAVLPVLSNTIAGLKANDPTLLEAARGIGMSPAGVLARVELPLAVPLILAGVRTALVLNVGTSTLATFGGGGGLGVLITTGITNQRMPVLVLGSILTVALALLVDWLASLAELLLSPRGLEAGT